The genomic segment AATTCTTGAATAAAGTGGGTCAATTGTGGCGTTTTTAACGCGTGAAATTGACTTCAGTTGTCGGATTCTTGCTCGTTGGCCAGCCTTTGGTCGCCTCCCCGCAGGCCGAGATCGCGTCCAAGGTGCCCCAAGCCAAGACGATCCTGGATGCGTGGCAGGGTGCCGATGCAAAGCGGGCGGAGAAGAAGGTGCACATCGTGTATTGGACGCCATCCGACCGCGATCCGGCGCCGAGATATGAGGAGCGGCTGGGGACGATCATGCAGGACATCCGCGACTTCTACGCGAGGGAGATGAAGCGGCTTGGCTTCGGGCCGATGACGATCCGTCTGGACTACGGTGACTCAGGCAAGATGAAGGTGCACGTGGTGAAAAGCCGGAAGCCCTACTCTGCCTTCGATGTGCAGTCCGGCAGCGAGATCCGCAGCGAGTGCCTGGGCACGCTGCGGGCGGCGGGGATCGATCCGGAGAAGGAGACGATCGTGATCTTCTGCAACATGTCGAACTGGGATCCGGCGAAATCCACGATCACGCAGAACAGTCCCTACTATGCCGGTGGTAGCAACCGGCAGGGAACCGCGTGGCAGGTGGATTCCCCGATCCTCGAGCTTGATTCGCTGGCGAAGAAAGAGCCGCGGGTGAAAGACGGCCAGTACGGCGACATCTCGATCGGGCGCTACAACTCGATCTTCATCGGAGGGATCTGTCACAGCTCGGGCATGCGCTCGGGCTGCCACATAACCGCGAGCGTCCGGATGAGGCGGCGGCGCTGGGAACCGCGCTGATGGGCAGTGGTAACCGGACCTATGGCGAGGATCTGCGCGGAGAAGGGAAGGGCTCCTTCCTCACCCTCGCGCACGGCTTGAAGTTGGCTTCGCATCCGATCTTCTGCGGTTCGGTGAAAGGTATCGATTCTCCTGCGAATGCAGAGTTGCACGAGGTGAAGGTGGTGAACGAAGGCAAGAGCTTCACCTACAGCGCACGGGTGACGGCGAATCCGCCGCCCTATGCGGTGCTGGGCTACATGGACCCGGAGGGTGGCGGTGACTACGACGCGACGACCTGCACGGCGATCCCGGACAAGGATGGGAACTTCAAGCTCGAAGCGGGTGCCTTGGCTGCGGGGAAGGCGGGAGTCTTCCGCGTGGTGGTGGTGCAAGCAAACGGCGCCGCCAGTTCCTTCGCCGGGGCGAGCACGCCCTTCACGTATCCCTATCTGGTAGCGAAGGACGGGACGGTGGATCTGGCCGCGACAGAAGCCCGCCTGCTGCTGCTGCCGCTCGCAAAGGCGGCGGAGAAGAAGGATGCCGCGGCGCTGGCGAAGGAGATTGCCCGGGTGAAGGCGGCGAATCCTTCCCAGGCCGTGCTTGAAGCGGCAAAGGTTTTGGCCGATCCGGCCGCGGACAAGCCGGGTGCCTCGCCCGCCCAAGCGACCGGCGACAAATGCGATCTGCCGACGGCAGCGGTGAAGTCGGCCAAGGTCGGCTGGGGTAGGGCGGTGATGAACCGCCTGCCGGATAGCGATCTGCTGTTCTCCTGTGGATCCCGGCTTTTCTCACGCGGCATCTACGCGCATGCAAATGCGAGCCATGTGTGGGATGTGGGCGGAAAGTGGAAGACGCTGAGCGGTCATGCCGGTCTGCCCGATGGACGCGATGGCGGCTCCTGCGTGTTCGTGGTGAAGGCGGACGGCAAGGAGCTCTGGCGCTCCAAGAAGACGGAGCCGGGAACGCTGCGTTCCTTCGAAGTCTCCGTGGAGGGGGCGAAGGAGATCGAACTGAGCGTGGAGGATGCCGGCGATGGCATCGGCTCCGACTGGGGATGCTGGTTCGAGCCGGTGGTGACGCGTTGATCCGGGCTTAGTGGCGGGCGGCAGGGCGCATCAGCAGTGCGGACTTGCCTGCGACGATCCGCCGCTGTTCGACCGCGTCGCCTTGAGTCTTGGCATCGGCTTCGAGAGCTTCGAAGTCGGTGCCCTGCCATTCGGGAATGAAGGTGGCAATGGTGCCGAGCAGGAGCCAGAGGCGGCGTTTGCCCTCGATGCCGAGGGCGAGCATTTCGATGGCCTCCAGCAGGCCGAGCGATTCCGGTGATAGTCCCTCCCAGCGGAGCTTCAGCATGCTCGCCTTCGAGGTGATGCCGCCGGCGGCTTCGCGCAATGCGCTGCGGTCCTCCCCGGTTTTTTCGAGCAGGCTTTCCAGAAGCTCGCGGTCTTGCTTCACCTTCGCGAGAAGCTCGCTGTAAAATTCCCGGTCGGAGGAAATCTCGCTCTTGTCGGAGAGCAGCGTGAGGACATCAATGGCGGCGAGTGATCCGGCGAGGTGGTCGTTGAGGTAGCGTTCGAGATTGCTGTCCATGAAGGGTGGGAGCGCATGAGGCATGCCATGGAATTATCAACGCGGATTGGCTGCGGGCTCGGTAGATGGCGGCGCGAATTGCACGGAAGCGGGGAGCAAATTGAAACCCTTGGCGATCAAGGCTGTTCCGATGACCCGCCACTTGTTCAAGAGGCTTAGTCTGCGAGCGAAATGACCCGGCTTGGCGGGCAAACTGCAAGGAGAGAGGAGTTATGAAAACACTGCCACCAATTGTTGTCGTGGCCGACCGTGGCCGGCTGATCGCTTATCGTTTGGATGAAGCCGACCGACCGCGGGTAGTGGCGAACGAGGAATTTGCCGAAGGGAGCCGCAAGCTTTCCGAACTCGTGACCGATCAAGCGGGTGCCTTTCCCGTAAGCGGTAGTATCGGCACCGCCTCGGCGGAGCGCCTGCCGCTCGAGAACGAATTGGAGATCCGCTGCATTCGTGCGATTGCCGAGAATATCCAGACCATCATACGCGAGGAGAAGGTCGGCCGCTGGGCCTTGGTCGCGCCTTCTCAGATCCATCGCGCGATTGTCGACCATTTGCCGAAGGAAGCGCGCGAGTGCTTGGTACTCCAGATCAAGCGCGATTTAATCAATTCGCCGTCCAAGGATGTGGTCGAAGCAATGAGGCGCGCGGCGCAGGAGAAGAGCTATGCCTGAGAGCGACACGCCCATGCATGATAAAGCTGCCCGCCGGAGAACCGACGGGCAGCTTTCGTTTATCAGGTTTCCAGCAGGTGGAACTTGATTTCGCGGCGGATTCGCGACGGGCGCGAATGCCATGAGGAACACGACTCAACCATGCCCGGC from the Luteolibacter rhizosphaerae genome contains:
- a CDS encoding NPCBM/NEW2 domain-containing protein — encoded protein: MGSGNRTYGEDLRGEGKGSFLTLAHGLKLASHPIFCGSVKGIDSPANAELHEVKVVNEGKSFTYSARVTANPPPYAVLGYMDPEGGGDYDATTCTAIPDKDGNFKLEAGALAAGKAGVFRVVVVQANGAASSFAGASTPFTYPYLVAKDGTVDLAATEARLLLLPLAKAAEKKDAAALAKEIARVKAANPSQAVLEAAKVLADPAADKPGASPAQATGDKCDLPTAAVKSAKVGWGRAVMNRLPDSDLLFSCGSRLFSRGIYAHANASHVWDVGGKWKTLSGHAGLPDGRDGGSCVFVVKADGKELWRSKKTEPGTLRSFEVSVEGAKEIELSVEDAGDGIGSDWGCWFEPVVTR
- a CDS encoding host attachment protein; amino-acid sequence: MADRGRLIAYRLDEADRPRVVANEEFAEGSRKLSELVTDQAGAFPVSGSIGTASAERLPLENELEIRCIRAIAENIQTIIREEKVGRWALVAPSQIHRAIVDHLPKEARECLVLQIKRDLINSPSKDVVEAMRRAAQEKSYA